From the Candidatus Binatia bacterium genome, the window GGGTCGGAAGCTTTACGTTGGGAATTTGCCTTTCGATGCCACCGATGCGGATTTGCAAACCCTGTTCTCCCGAGTGGGTCAGTGCGAGTCGGCGGCAGTGATTGTCGATCGCTACACGGGGCGTTCCAGAGGGTTTGGATTTGTGGAGATGAGTTCAGCAGCGGAGGCGGCGGACGCCATTCAGCAACTGAACGGCGCTTCGTTCATGGGGCGCAACATCACCGTGGCTGAAGCGCGGGAACAGAATAAAGCAGCTTCGCCCCGGACGGGTGGGCGCGGTGGGCGAGGCGGTGGTCGGCGCTGGTAGGGCGCGAGCTTTCGACCTGACGGGTTGCCCCGTTCCAGCAAGCTCGCTGCGATGTCGTGCGCGAGCGCTGCACTGTAGGGGTTGTTCAGAGACTCGGCCGACGCGTGGGCGGCGGGTTGTGAGTCACTTCGTTGTGAGTCACTTAAAGGAGCGAGCGAACAAGTCTTCGATTGCTTGCCGGCCATTGGCTTCGAGGTAACGCGTGCCGGTTCCGCAAAAATGATGGTGGGAGATGGTCGGCAGCTTGACGATCCAACGTTCTCCGTTCCAGTGAAACCAATCGTTGCGCGCTTGGTCGAACACAAACAGTGGCTTGTTGCAGAGCTTGGCAAACTCCGCGCCCCAACCGGTTCCGCCCTGTACCGTGTCGTCTGGCAGGATGGTGCCCACCACGAACAGCTGTTGGGCGTTGTTCACTTGATACCAGATGGTTTGGAGGACTTTTTTGAAATAGTCCGTCTCCGGGTAATGTCGGTGCATGAGCTTGGAGACGTAAGCGAGGCTCACGTCACCTTTTTGGAGTTCCTCGTGCGTGAGCACGCGCAAACCGCGCTGGCGCTCGATTTGGTGCCCTTCAAACGTAAATGTGACCTCTTCGATGCCGTAGCGCTCCGCCGTGGCACCGAAGCATGCTTCGCTTCCTTTCAGACCGCCGCTGAACAAGATGCATTGCCGGGGATCTAACGCTGCCATGTTCCTCTGTTCCTAGTTCGCGCTCAAGGCGATGCGCGCACAGTTTTCCCAACGCAAAGCGAAATTGCCGAAGGCTTGCAAGAGTTCGCACCGTCGACTCGCTTGCGGGAGCTGTTGACGCAGCAAGCGGGACCACCCAAAAAGCGGTTGTGGTTACGAGAACTCAGCGGCGGAAGGAAGACATCCACTTGAAGAAGGTCGCACTCGTTCTTCTCTTGACGGTGAGTGTGGCAGTGGGCTGCGGAGATGATGGGGAGACAATGATGCGGCCTTCAGGCGGCATCGAGCTCGGTCGCGACTACCGCCTGGAACTCGATCCGGCAGCGGGAACGACGCGTGTGTGGCGTGGCGGTCGCGCGTTGGTGGTGATCGACCTCTCCGGGTGGCAACTCGGCTTCGTTGCGCAAGTAGACCCAGGGTTCAACTACGATCCTTACCCCTTATTCGTGCCGAACGGGTTGTATGCCTCACCGGCGGGTCTGCGTTGGG encodes:
- a CDS encoding RNA-binding protein, whose translation is MGRKLYVGNLPFDATDADLQTLFSRVGQCESAAVIVDRYTGRSRGFGFVEMSSAAEAADAIQQLNGASFMGRNITVAEAREQNKAASPRTGGRGGRGGGRRW